One window of Mesorhizobium sp. WSM4904 genomic DNA carries:
- a CDS encoding DUF2285 domain-containing protein, producing the protein MLQPRSNTPFADEVPWSDRITAYDKDHFTTYMRLLDASADNATEEEMAKVILGIDPAREPERARNVLRSHLDRANWVVTSGYKDLFAS; encoded by the coding sequence ATGTTGCAGCCCAGATCGAACACGCCGTTCGCCGACGAGGTCCCCTGGTCGGACCGCATTACAGCCTACGACAAGGACCACTTTACAACCTATATGAGGCTCCTGGACGCCTCGGCCGACAACGCCACTGAAGAGGAAATGGCCAAAGTGATCCTCGGCATTGATCCGGCACGCGAACCTGAGCGCGCACGCAACGTTCTTCGCAGTCATCTCGACCGTGCAAACTGGGTGGTGACGAGCGGCTACAAGGATTTGTTCGCCAGTTGA
- a CDS encoding helix-turn-helix transcriptional regulator, whose product MDMRKLVGRNVQRIRQRKRLTQEQLAEISGFSQQYISGLEKGRRNPTIITIYELALALGVSHMDLVRPDKQA is encoded by the coding sequence ATGGATATGCGCAAGTTGGTCGGACGGAATGTGCAGAGGATCAGGCAAAGGAAGCGCCTGACGCAGGAGCAGCTTGCGGAGATTTCCGGGTTCAGTCAGCAGTACATCAGCGGCTTGGAGAAAGGCCGAAGAAATCCGACAATTATCACGATCTATGAACTGGCATTGGCCCTCGGCGTCAGCCACATGGATCTGGTTCGGCCCGACAAACAGGCATGA
- a CDS encoding DMT family transporter: MDVFESSPIPVRKTRTPSFSVDLALLGVAFVWGASYPVGKGALFYAPVSILVLYRFLITTIITAVAARHEIALVSWGDFIRGFALGTILFCIFIAETYGVASTSAMNTALIISLCVIFTPSIDYGLSRRLPPTGILASAAIACIGVGILTGGISRFSPGDALVLGAAILRAVMVVSTKRLLAGRQISSAALTAIQGSTVATLTFVLAVAQFGISGLVVRATLQFWGAVAFLALFCTLAAFYIQNAAVRKSTPTRVGFLMGTEPFFGFVLAHLLLNEPLTVPSLIGAGLVLAATFAGIWFESRTSK; this comes from the coding sequence GTGGACGTTTTCGAAAGTTCTCCAATACCTGTCAGGAAAACACGGACGCCATCTTTCTCGGTGGATCTAGCCTTGCTGGGAGTCGCATTCGTTTGGGGGGCGAGCTATCCGGTCGGGAAAGGCGCACTGTTCTACGCGCCGGTTTCGATACTTGTTCTTTATCGCTTCCTGATTACTACGATCATTACGGCAGTGGCTGCAAGACATGAGATCGCATTGGTCTCCTGGGGCGATTTCATCCGCGGCTTCGCATTGGGAACAATACTTTTTTGCATCTTTATTGCTGAAACTTACGGCGTTGCATCGACAAGCGCAATGAACACGGCCTTGATCATATCGCTTTGTGTGATTTTCACGCCGAGCATCGACTATGGGCTATCACGGCGACTTCCACCTACGGGCATTTTGGCAAGTGCTGCCATAGCGTGCATCGGTGTCGGCATTCTCACTGGCGGGATCAGCAGGTTCAGCCCGGGTGACGCGCTTGTCTTGGGGGCCGCGATTCTGCGAGCGGTTATGGTCGTTTCCACCAAACGCCTTCTGGCCGGCCGGCAGATTTCATCTGCAGCCCTGACGGCCATCCAAGGATCGACGGTGGCAACACTTACTTTCGTTTTGGCCGTCGCTCAGTTCGGAATTTCAGGCCTTGTTGTGAGGGCCACCCTTCAGTTTTGGGGCGCTGTTGCCTTCCTTGCACTCTTCTGCACCCTCGCTGCATTCTACATTCAAAATGCCGCAGTGAGAAAATCCACACCGACACGGGTTGGCTTCTTGATGGGAACAGAACCTTTTTTTGGTTTCGTTCTAGCGCACCTTCTTCTGAATGAGCCTTTGACAGTACCGAGCTTGATAGGCGCAGGCCTCGTCCTCGCTGCGACGTTTGCTGGCATCTGGTTTGAGAGCAGGACATCCAAATGA